One part of the Armatimonadota bacterium genome encodes these proteins:
- a CDS encoding MOSC domain-containing protein, producing the protein MLAGEILSVQVGLPKVYQSASDDGEDRTWSSGIFKRAVEGPVRLGETNLDGDGQADLVHHGGPDRALLLYSAAHYPFWEDRFGHSLEFGSFGENLTITDMDELQVCLGDRFTIGEVEIEVSQPRLPCFKLARRLDKPGLNLEVMENRRGGWYTRTLKSGSIQRGDRLQQTAQPNPQWTIDRCFATFISEKKDRDVLAELAALPQLSELWRTNLQRRLAQLG; encoded by the coding sequence GTGCTCGCGGGTGAGATTCTTTCGGTCCAGGTGGGCCTGCCCAAGGTCTACCAAAGCGCCTCAGACGATGGCGAGGATCGCACCTGGTCGTCCGGCATCTTCAAGCGCGCGGTCGAGGGTCCGGTCCGTCTCGGCGAGACGAATTTGGACGGCGACGGGCAAGCCGATCTGGTCCATCACGGCGGTCCCGACCGGGCTCTGCTCCTCTATTCCGCCGCCCATTACCCCTTCTGGGAGGATCGCTTCGGACACTCCCTCGAGTTCGGGAGCTTTGGCGAAAACCTCACAATCACAGACATGGACGAGCTTCAGGTTTGCCTCGGCGACCGCTTCACTATCGGTGAAGTGGAGATCGAGGTCAGCCAGCCGCGTCTGCCATGCTTCAAACTGGCGCGACGCCTGGACAAACCTGGTTTGAACCTGGAAGTGATGGAAAACCGACGCGGCGGATGGTACACGCGCACGCTCAAGTCCGGCTCGATCCAGCGCGGCGATCGCTTGCAGCAGACGGCTCAGCCGAACCCGCAGTGGACCATCGACCGGTGTTTTGCCACCTTCATCAGCGAGAAAAAGGACCGTGACGTGCTAGCCGAGCTCGCCGCCCTGCCGCAACTCAGCGAGCTATGGCGCACCAACCTCCAGCGCCGCCTCGCGCAACTCGGGTGA
- a CDS encoding DUF2478 domain-containing protein, which produces MLLVAITGPVGSEKTTTLRDFAEWTTEQGARVDGFVSLAGRRPVAHEGADAYTWLWVRTNDRQPFAHRTPDGPFEVDPAALASLAEWAGALPPKLDLVVMDEFGKWEAAGEGILSAWPAVAAAKPRMVVVTLRQGLRTEIEARLGRRFDRVLDADDGDTAGELRSMYSELRDWERVGVFGATSGGLECSLGTYLHATRFPFTGTVMGSLQAATLALASRDLGRKELVVWISSIAAGLKAFSPSSARFTPMLAIAVQGFLFMTGAAIGRWTRLGFALGAFLVGLWAALQGLLIQGLFFGRPLVRAYGFAVAWIRTHLGLSPPNIWVAMLILCLVNGLLSVGLTMLIVRRTPRLPSPSSPGSAVRRQWLFWTPLVVVCTVLFAAGENPTSLLWVVFRYAAVSAMLFGLARALRGFDLEGLLHRRGLWGPAVALRTAKDERKESA; this is translated from the coding sequence ATGCTCCTCGTCGCGATCACCGGGCCGGTTGGAAGTGAGAAAACCACCACCCTGCGCGATTTCGCCGAGTGGACGACCGAGCAGGGTGCGCGAGTCGATGGCTTTGTTTCGTTGGCGGGCCGACGTCCGGTTGCCCACGAAGGGGCCGACGCCTACACGTGGCTGTGGGTACGCACCAACGACCGCCAGCCTTTCGCCCATCGCACCCCCGACGGACCGTTTGAGGTCGATCCCGCCGCGCTTGCGAGCCTGGCCGAGTGGGCGGGCGCATTGCCGCCCAAGCTGGATCTCGTGGTCATGGACGAGTTTGGCAAGTGGGAAGCGGCGGGCGAGGGCATCCTTTCGGCCTGGCCGGCGGTGGCGGCGGCCAAGCCGCGCATGGTGGTCGTCACCCTCCGCCAAGGCCTGCGGACCGAGATCGAAGCGAGGCTGGGGCGACGATTCGACCGCGTCCTCGATGCCGACGATGGCGACACGGCCGGCGAGCTTCGGAGCATGTACTCCGAGTTGAGGGATTGGGAGCGGGTCGGCGTGTTTGGCGCGACCTCGGGTGGGCTGGAGTGCTCGCTGGGTACTTATCTGCATGCCACCCGATTCCCGTTTACCGGCACCGTCATGGGCTCGCTTCAGGCGGCCACGCTGGCCCTCGCCTCGCGCGATTTGGGCCGCAAGGAGCTGGTCGTTTGGATATCGAGCATCGCTGCCGGGCTGAAGGCGTTCAGCCCCAGCAGTGCGCGGTTTACGCCTATGCTCGCCATCGCGGTGCAGGGCTTTTTGTTCATGACCGGAGCCGCGATTGGACGCTGGACCCGGCTCGGATTCGCCCTCGGCGCGTTCCTGGTCGGGCTGTGGGCGGCGCTGCAAGGACTGCTGATTCAGGGGCTGTTTTTCGGACGTCCGTTGGTGCGGGCCTACGGCTTTGCCGTGGCCTGGATTCGAACGCACCTGGGCCTCTCGCCGCCGAATATCTGGGTCGCGATGCTGATTCTGTGTCTGGTGAACGGCCTGCTGTCGGTGGGGCTGACGATGCTGATCGTGCGGCGCACGCCGCGCCTGCCGTCGCCGTCATCGCCGGGTTCGGCGGTCCGCCGCCAATGGCTGTTTTGGACTCCGCTCGTCGTAGTGTGTACGGTACTGTTCGCCGCGGGCGAGAACCCCACTAGCCTACTGTGGGTGGTGTTTCGGTACGCGGCGGTCTCGGCGATGCTGTTCGGATTGGCGCGAGCCCTGCGCGGGTTTGACCTCGAAGGGTTGCTGCATCGGCGCGGCCTCTGGGGTCCAGCGGTCGCTCTGCGGACGGCGAAGGACGAGCGTAAAGAAAGTGCTTAG
- a CDS encoding ribosome biogenesis GTPase Der, protein MKKSLPTVVIVGRPNVGKSTFFNRLVGKRVAVVEDTPGITRDRLYAEVTWNGKRFNVVDTGGIVFQESDPLAEQIRVQANVALSEADAIVFLADITSGVHPDDRELANQLRGIKTPILVVPNKADNFDREDFAGEFYGLGLGQVYPVSSLHGRGVADLLDEIVAMLPAVTENPDEKEEIRLAIVGRPNVGKSSLVNAFTGEQRMIVSNIAGTTRDAIDTELDYEGETFRLIDTAGIRRRGKIQGSVEYYMVNRAQKAIDRCECAMAVVDGEEGLTDGDKRVMKLAHDAGKSCVVVVNKWDVKEPPNGQPKKNSQLKKDFIKIFRDQMPELSYAPIVFTSAKEHAGLEPALDSVLSALESYNFRISTGQLNRLIQDAIFDRPHVTKGRQFKVYYATQVSTAPPTFVLFCNDPDIMHFSYHRYLLNRIRQLFPLQGTPIRLFARSSHDRDEK, encoded by the coding sequence ATGAAAAAATCTCTTCCAACCGTCGTCATTGTCGGACGACCCAACGTCGGCAAATCGACGTTTTTTAATCGCCTGGTCGGAAAACGCGTCGCCGTCGTCGAAGACACTCCCGGAATCACCCGCGACCGCCTGTACGCCGAAGTCACCTGGAACGGTAAACGGTTCAACGTCGTCGATACCGGCGGTATCGTTTTCCAGGAATCCGACCCTCTCGCCGAGCAGATTCGCGTTCAAGCCAATGTTGCGCTCTCCGAGGCCGATGCTATCGTCTTTCTCGCCGATATCACTTCCGGCGTCCACCCCGACGACCGCGAGCTTGCCAACCAGCTTCGCGGCATCAAAACCCCGATCCTAGTCGTGCCCAACAAGGCCGACAACTTCGACCGAGAAGACTTTGCGGGCGAGTTCTATGGCCTCGGTCTGGGGCAGGTTTACCCGGTCTCCAGCCTGCACGGACGCGGCGTGGCCGACCTGCTGGACGAGATCGTGGCTATGCTTCCCGCAGTCACCGAGAACCCGGACGAGAAAGAGGAGATTCGCCTCGCCATCGTCGGACGACCGAACGTGGGCAAAAGCTCGCTGGTCAACGCCTTTACCGGCGAACAGCGCATGATCGTCTCGAACATTGCCGGCACCACGCGCGACGCGATCGACACCGAACTCGACTACGAAGGCGAGACCTTCCGCCTGATCGATACGGCGGGTATCCGCCGCCGGGGCAAGATTCAGGGCTCGGTCGAGTACTACATGGTCAACCGCGCGCAGAAGGCTATCGACCGGTGCGAGTGCGCCATGGCGGTGGTGGACGGCGAAGAGGGCCTGACCGACGGCGACAAACGCGTGATGAAGCTGGCCCACGACGCAGGCAAATCGTGCGTGGTGGTGGTCAACAAGTGGGACGTCAAGGAGCCGCCGAACGGCCAACCCAAGAAGAATTCCCAACTCAAAAAGGACTTCATCAAGATCTTTCGCGACCAGATGCCCGAGCTTTCGTACGCGCCGATCGTGTTCACATCGGCCAAGGAGCACGCCGGACTCGAGCCTGCGCTGGACTCGGTGCTCAGCGCCTTGGAGAGCTACAACTTCCGCATCTCGACGGGTCAGCTCAACCGCCTGATCCAAGACGCGATCTTCGACCGCCCGCACGTGACGAAGGGGCGGCAGTTCAAGGTGTACTACGCGACGCAGGTCTCGACCGCGCCGCCGACGTTCGTGCTGTTCTGCAACGACCCAGACATCATGCACTTTAGCTACCACCGGTACCTGCTGAACCGCATCCGGCAACTCTTCCCGCTTCAAGGCACGCCGATTCGGCTGTTCGCGCGAAGTAGCCACGATCGGGATGAGAAGTAG
- a CDS encoding amino acid permease → MKFASAKKLKMVPLALATFCLVSGGPHGLEPVLGESGITLGLLMIVIIPIIWALPVALMTAELSAAIPEEGGFYVWVRRALGPFPGFMCAWLSWLYSIVDAAIYPLLFAKYLSEYISMVQGHPISNLTQVVVVLFVVFLVTGVNLRGIQAVGKAATYLTAIIVIPFLLMVVKAGISVPHLEPIKLSWGALSVGLAAALWNYLGWDNLSTVAAEVENPQKSFPRSLAISIPMVTFVYLLPVLAALRTSPNADQWFDGGWAGIATRASAPWIGTLVLLAALAATSAMFASQMLASSRLPAVLAEDGYLPRSLAAIHPKWQTPARSILLCAFCYTCLSWFSFTELITANVILYGLSILFEFAALVVLRVREPNLERPYRVPGGLPVAALLGVLPALLILVVSYSSVQDEGWLKQIPTAMAIGLGVGVYAFARRRTVVASVAQREGSA, encoded by the coding sequence GTGAAATTCGCCTCGGCGAAAAAGCTGAAGATGGTGCCGTTGGCGTTGGCGACGTTCTGCCTCGTCAGCGGTGGACCCCACGGCCTCGAGCCGGTGCTGGGCGAATCCGGCATCACCCTCGGTCTCCTCATGATCGTCATCATCCCGATCATCTGGGCTTTGCCAGTAGCGCTCATGACCGCCGAACTGAGTGCCGCGATCCCCGAGGAAGGCGGATTCTACGTCTGGGTGCGCCGCGCTCTCGGGCCCTTTCCCGGGTTCATGTGCGCGTGGCTGTCATGGCTGTACAGCATCGTCGACGCCGCGATATACCCGCTCCTCTTCGCCAAGTACCTCAGCGAGTACATCTCAATGGTGCAGGGCCATCCGATTTCGAACCTGACCCAGGTCGTCGTGGTGCTGTTCGTGGTCTTTCTTGTCACCGGCGTTAACCTGCGCGGCATCCAGGCCGTGGGCAAAGCCGCCACCTACCTCACCGCCATCATCGTCATCCCGTTCCTGCTCATGGTGGTCAAGGCTGGCATCTCGGTGCCGCATCTGGAGCCGATCAAGCTGTCGTGGGGCGCGCTCTCCGTCGGTCTTGCCGCCGCGCTGTGGAACTACCTCGGCTGGGACAACCTCAGCACCGTCGCCGCCGAGGTCGAGAATCCGCAGAAGAGCTTCCCGCGCTCGCTAGCGATCTCCATCCCGATGGTGACGTTCGTGTACCTATTGCCGGTGCTGGCGGCACTGCGTACTTCACCCAACGCCGATCAGTGGTTCGATGGTGGCTGGGCCGGAATCGCAACCCGAGCCTCCGCGCCGTGGATCGGGACACTGGTCCTGCTCGCCGCGCTTGCGGCCACGTCCGCGATGTTCGCTTCCCAGATGCTGGCCTCCTCACGCCTACCTGCGGTCTTGGCCGAGGACGGCTACCTGCCGCGCTCGCTGGCCGCCATCCACCCGAAGTGGCAGACGCCCGCCCGTTCCATCCTGCTGTGTGCGTTCTGCTATACGTGCCTGTCGTGGTTCAGCTTCACCGAACTCATCACCGCCAACGTGATCCTGTACGGCCTCAGCATCCTGTTCGAGTTTGCCGCGCTGGTGGTTCTCCGAGTCCGCGAGCCAAATTTAGAGCGCCCCTACCGCGTGCCCGGCGGCCTCCCGGTTGCAGCTCTGCTGGGCGTCCTCCCCGCCCTCCTCATCCTAGTCGTGTCTTACAGTTCGGTGCAAGATGAGGGCTGGCTGAAGCAGATCCCTACCGCCATGGCGATCGGCCTCGGAGTCGGAGTGTATGCCTTCGCCCGCCGCCGCACGGTGGTCGCCTCCGTCGCCCAACGTGAAGGAAGCGCCTAG
- a CDS encoding AMP-binding protein → MKATSLSAMIREVASQSPSRPALMVPQGKGFQTVTYREFWSTIQSFAAFLQSLGLQRGDRMVIVGENCAEWLYAHYAAQSLGVVTVPIYPTLPAEQAQYIAKDAGAKVAMCGSEEHAAKLRPLSNMKVEMLREERTGTLNEAEWNRGIDAIPAGDIALFIYTSGTTGQPKGAMLTHDAFLTVCEFAVPYLSITSEDTFFSFLPLSHVFEQIASCLCFYAGACLGMNKSVASMASDFQHIRPSVMAAVPRFLESFMDRVLDGVKKQKPLNQKLFNLYLSQGIKKAKGGFGPLHGLLDKVVGAKIRERLGGRMRMVISGGAALPQHVAEFYMALGLNILQGYGLTETTGGSCVNHPKRNKYWTVGEPIGVELKIAEDGEILFRGPTVMVGYHNLPEETAKALDADGWFHTGDIGEMEGAALKITDRKKDLLVLGNGKNVAPQPIENRIRESKFISEAVVFGDGMDYCVALILPNAEAVRAELGLAEDAHLADNPDVKALLKREIDGTNKKLANFEMVKKWALIDEPFTIENGLLTPTLKVKRKQVREKYSDLIKSLG, encoded by the coding sequence ATGAAAGCAACGTCGCTGTCCGCCATGATCCGCGAGGTCGCCTCGCAATCCCCGTCCCGTCCCGCGCTGATGGTCCCCCAAGGCAAGGGCTTCCAAACCGTCACCTACCGCGAGTTTTGGTCCACCATCCAGAGCTTCGCTGCCTTCTTGCAGTCGCTGGGCCTCCAACGCGGCGACCGAATGGTCATCGTCGGCGAGAACTGCGCCGAGTGGCTCTATGCGCACTACGCTGCCCAATCGCTGGGCGTGGTGACGGTACCGATCTACCCGACCCTGCCCGCCGAACAGGCGCAGTACATCGCCAAGGATGCTGGCGCGAAAGTCGCGATGTGCGGGTCCGAGGAGCATGCCGCCAAACTGCGGCCGCTGTCGAATATGAAGGTCGAAATGCTTCGCGAGGAGCGCACCGGCACGCTGAACGAAGCCGAGTGGAATCGCGGCATCGACGCGATCCCCGCCGGCGACATCGCCCTGTTCATCTACACCAGCGGCACCACCGGCCAGCCCAAAGGCGCGATGCTCACCCACGACGCCTTTCTGACGGTGTGCGAGTTCGCCGTCCCGTACCTTAGCATCACGAGCGAGGACACGTTCTTCAGCTTCCTGCCCCTCAGCCACGTGTTCGAGCAGATCGCCTCGTGCCTCTGCTTCTACGCGGGGGCTTGCCTCGGTATGAACAAGAGCGTGGCGTCGATGGCCAGCGACTTTCAGCACATCCGCCCATCGGTCATGGCGGCGGTCCCGCGATTCTTGGAGTCGTTCATGGACCGCGTGCTAGATGGCGTCAAGAAGCAGAAACCGCTCAACCAGAAGCTTTTCAACCTGTACTTATCGCAAGGCATCAAGAAGGCCAAGGGTGGGTTCGGACCGCTGCATGGCCTGCTCGATAAGGTCGTGGGCGCGAAGATTCGCGAGAGGTTAGGCGGGCGCATGCGCATGGTCATCTCTGGCGGCGCTGCGTTGCCGCAGCACGTCGCCGAGTTCTACATGGCCCTCGGCCTGAACATCCTGCAGGGTTACGGCCTGACCGAAACGACCGGCGGATCGTGCGTTAACCACCCCAAGCGCAACAAATATTGGACCGTCGGCGAGCCGATCGGCGTGGAACTGAAGATCGCCGAGGACGGCGAGATTTTGTTCCGGGGTCCGACCGTCATGGTGGGCTACCACAATCTGCCCGAAGAGACGGCCAAGGCGCTGGACGCCGACGGCTGGTTCCACACCGGCGACATCGGCGAGATGGAAGGCGCGGCCCTCAAGATCACCGACCGGAAAAAGGACCTGCTGGTGCTGGGTAACGGCAAAAACGTCGCTCCGCAACCGATCGAAAACCGGATTCGCGAATCGAAATTCATCAGCGAGGCGGTGGTGTTCGGCGATGGCATGGACTACTGCGTCGCGCTGATTCTGCCCAACGCCGAGGCGGTTCGGGCCGAGCTCGGCTTGGCCGAGGACGCCCACCTGGCCGATAACCCCGACGTAAAAGCCCTGCTTAAGCGCGAAATCGACGGCACCAACAAGAAGCTGGCGAACTTCGAAATGGTGAAGAAATGGGCGCTGATCGACGAGCCGTTCACCATCGAAAACGGCCTCCTAACCCCGACGCTGAAGGTAAAGCGTAAACAAGTCAGGGAAAAGTACTCAGATTTGATTAAGAGTCTCGGTTAA
- a CDS encoding PEP-CTERM sorting domain-containing protein produces the protein MKKLTLIALAMSALGAASANAQSLKFTGTQLNPVDSGTINVNGNSSTVEMGALVFSTGTKSIVTYCADATSPLNNSNNPYSVSGVNMNDGSGLALAAKILATNFDVATNKDQQAALQVAIWDALYDNGSSFNYSSGKFKVTNGLSSSVLSLASTYYTNGKNSNPTTAVELFTSQGAGGQSQLHVVPEPASLAVLGLGVFGLVRRRKSSSR, from the coding sequence ATGAAAAAACTGACTCTCATTGCCTTGGCCATGAGCGCCCTTGGGGCTGCCTCCGCCAATGCGCAATCGCTCAAGTTCACCGGAACCCAGCTCAACCCTGTGGATTCGGGAACCATTAACGTGAACGGCAACTCTTCCACTGTGGAAATGGGCGCCCTCGTGTTCAGCACCGGAACCAAAAGCATCGTCACCTACTGTGCCGACGCCACGTCTCCTCTCAACAACTCGAACAACCCTTACTCGGTTTCGGGTGTCAACATGAACGATGGCTCGGGCCTCGCCCTCGCGGCGAAGATTCTGGCGACGAACTTCGATGTGGCCACCAACAAGGATCAGCAGGCCGCTCTGCAGGTCGCCATTTGGGACGCGCTGTACGACAACGGCTCTTCGTTCAACTACTCCAGCGGCAAGTTCAAGGTCACCAACGGGCTTAGCTCGTCGGTCCTGAGCCTTGCTTCGACCTACTACACCAACGGTAAGAACAGCAACCCGACCACCGCGGTCGAACTGTTTACGTCGCAGGGAGCCGGCGGTCAGAGCCAGCTTCACGTGGTGCCGGAACCGGCTTCGCTGGCCGTTCTCGGCCTGGGTGTGTTCGGCCTCGTCCGACGCCGCAAGTCGTCCTCGCGCTAA
- the priA gene encoding primosomal protein N', giving the protein MSSFRVVDVAIDPRSGGADAIYSYLPAGNVQVGDAVLAPLGHRQILGYAIGFRDVDEQSLGFDPAHLRPVAGVVAGLQIPTAIMETVRFVAQEYLCPLPAALTAAVPPGVRDRLVKVWMRTARGYESDLKPLEVEVLRVLDEESEIEEKESMQAGTEKALKALVAAGYADQYLRLKPIQKKKAAEGVYRLTSDTEKVERFLQVEGKKKPAQAVAIMQIQEADGSALSSAEIRAMASVTETTVKALIKAELLEEVDESDPRPTRQPPTPNPHQQIAIDAICHAIDGHQPKPFLLFGITGSGKTEVFLRSAGKALASGRQVLYLVPEIALATQAIAQLRERFGARIAILHSEQTPLERLQNWQLVRNGEASIVLGPRSALFAPLTNIGLIVLDEEHETGYKQEQSPRYHARTVARFLARQHNCPLVLGSATPSIETFAEAEANEEAADPDRLTLLTLPNRTASAVLPQVYIEDLSAGYRGGKPSLFGPLLTDHLHHTLESGNQAILFLNRRAYSPFLMCRDCGYQWMCPSCAVTLSYHRRDHRLKCHHCGYHESAPATCPQCEGTKIKPFGVGTEKVEELVAEEFPAARVTRLDRDVAQKKGALEEVIASFRSGEKNVLVGTQLVAKGLDFPNVTLVGVIAADVSLNLPDFRSSERTFQLLSQVAGRAGRGAKRGEVVIQTFNPDTPAIVYAQRHEYLEFFHFCLNERREAHYPPYEKLVNILMSGESRNSVIGLGAKILARLQTFESLVVLGPTDCVLERINNRWRRHILVKAPLDFDFDRIGQALEDVEEKGVQMVIDVDPFSLM; this is encoded by the coding sequence ATGAGTTCCTTCCGAGTCGTGGATGTCGCCATCGACCCACGCTCGGGCGGAGCCGATGCTATCTATTCCTATCTCCCCGCCGGAAACGTGCAGGTCGGCGACGCCGTCCTCGCCCCCCTCGGCCACCGGCAGATTCTCGGCTACGCGATCGGCTTTCGCGACGTCGACGAGCAGTCGCTCGGCTTCGATCCTGCCCATCTGCGCCCCGTCGCCGGAGTCGTGGCCGGCCTCCAGATTCCGACCGCCATCATGGAGACCGTGCGCTTCGTGGCTCAGGAATACCTTTGCCCCCTGCCCGCCGCCCTCACCGCCGCCGTCCCGCCCGGCGTGCGCGACCGCCTCGTCAAGGTGTGGATGCGCACCGCCAGAGGCTACGAAAGCGATCTCAAGCCGCTCGAAGTCGAGGTCCTGCGCGTGCTGGACGAGGAAAGCGAGATTGAAGAGAAGGAGAGCATGCAGGCCGGAACCGAGAAGGCGCTGAAGGCCCTTGTCGCCGCCGGTTACGCCGACCAGTACCTGCGCCTCAAGCCGATCCAGAAGAAGAAGGCGGCCGAAGGCGTCTACCGCCTCACCTCCGACACCGAAAAGGTCGAGCGATTCCTGCAGGTCGAAGGCAAAAAGAAGCCCGCCCAGGCCGTCGCCATCATGCAGATTCAGGAGGCCGACGGCTCCGCCCTCTCCAGCGCCGAGATCCGCGCCATGGCGAGCGTCACCGAGACCACCGTCAAGGCGCTCATCAAGGCCGAACTGCTGGAAGAAGTGGACGAAAGCGACCCGCGACCCACCCGCCAGCCGCCGACTCCCAACCCCCACCAGCAGATTGCCATCGACGCCATCTGCCACGCCATCGACGGCCATCAACCCAAGCCGTTCCTGCTTTTCGGCATCACCGGGAGCGGCAAAACCGAAGTCTTCCTCCGCTCCGCCGGAAAGGCGCTGGCCAGCGGACGCCAGGTGCTGTACCTCGTGCCCGAAATCGCCCTCGCTACCCAGGCCATCGCCCAGCTTCGCGAGCGGTTCGGCGCCCGCATCGCCATCCTCCACTCCGAACAAACCCCGCTTGAACGCCTGCAGAACTGGCAGTTGGTGCGCAACGGCGAAGCCAGCATCGTCCTCGGGCCGCGTAGCGCGCTCTTCGCCCCGCTCACCAATATCGGCCTCATCGTCCTCGACGAGGAGCACGAAACCGGCTACAAGCAGGAACAGTCGCCCCGCTACCACGCTCGCACCGTCGCCCGCTTCCTGGCGCGCCAGCACAACTGCCCGCTCGTCCTCGGCTCTGCCACGCCCAGCATCGAGACGTTCGCGGAGGCCGAAGCCAACGAGGAAGCCGCCGATCCCGACCGCCTCACCCTCCTCACTCTGCCCAACCGCACCGCCTCTGCGGTCCTTCCTCAGGTGTACATCGAGGACCTCAGCGCCGGTTACCGGGGCGGAAAACCGTCGCTCTTTGGCCCACTCCTCACCGATCACCTGCACCACACCCTCGAAAGCGGCAACCAGGCCATCCTCTTCCTCAACCGCCGGGCCTATTCGCCGTTTCTGATGTGCCGCGACTGCGGCTACCAATGGATGTGCCCGAGCTGTGCCGTCACCCTCAGCTACCACCGCCGCGACCACCGCCTCAAGTGCCACCACTGCGGCTACCACGAGAGCGCGCCCGCCACCTGCCCGCAGTGCGAAGGCACCAAGATCAAACCGTTTGGGGTCGGCACCGAGAAGGTCGAAGAGCTAGTGGCCGAAGAGTTTCCCGCCGCCCGCGTCACGCGTCTGGATCGCGATGTCGCTCAGAAAAAAGGCGCGTTGGAAGAGGTCATCGCTTCGTTCCGAAGCGGCGAAAAGAACGTGCTGGTGGGCACCCAACTGGTGGCCAAGGGCCTCGATTTTCCCAACGTCACGCTCGTTGGCGTCATCGCCGCCGACGTCTCGCTGAACCTGCCCGACTTCCGCTCCAGCGAGCGGACGTTTCAGCTCCTCAGCCAGGTCGCGGGCCGCGCCGGACGCGGCGCAAAGCGCGGCGAGGTCGTCATCCAAACCTTCAATCCCGATACCCCCGCCATCGTCTACGCCCAGCGCCACGAGTACCTCGAATTCTTCCATTTCTGCCTCAACGAGCGCCGCGAGGCCCACTATCCGCCCTATGAAAAGCTAGTCAACATCCTGATGTCTGGCGAATCTCGCAACTCTGTCATCGGTCTTGGCGCCAAGATCCTCGCCCGCCTGCAAACGTTCGAAAGCCTGGTCGTCCTCGGCCCCACCGACTGTGTGCTGGAGCGCATCAACAACCGCTGGCGGCGGCATATCCTCGTCAAAGCTCCGCTCGACTTCGACTTCGACCGCATCGGCCAAGCGTTGGAGGACGTGGAGGAGAAAGGCGTGCAGATGGTGATCGACGTGGACCCCTTCAGCCTGATGTAA